The Dehalogenimonas lykanthroporepellens BL-DC-9 genome includes a window with the following:
- a CDS encoding ATP synthase F0, A subunit (KEGG: det:DET0558 ATP synthase F0, A subunit~TIGRFAM: ATP synthase F0, A subunit~PFAM: H+transporting two-sector ATPase A subunit), with product MPEKKKIVGMSKPVFIAVLLVILAVTIVSFLAGGIGQALFGIDFPEWLTVKQPEPHLPPAPIFHIGGFAVTNTILTAWISIILLVLLFWAATRRMKLIPGRFQAIAESVIGYLYDFCTDIAGEKNGRKFFPLVATIFLFVITNALMNLIPGYNSFLINDGNHMVHLLRGANTDVNFPLALAVISFVMVEYWGLKTIGVLHYLSKFFNFGPLINSFKNFRKEGLMGVFNGLIAIFIGLIELMAEFIRIISFTFRLFGNMTGGEILLVSMLFLMPFLLALPFYGLELLVGFIQALIFAGLTLVFAHIAVTPHSEEASENH from the coding sequence GTGCCTGAGAAGAAAAAAATCGTGGGAATGTCCAAACCGGTGTTTATCGCCGTATTGCTGGTTATTCTGGCCGTTACTATCGTCAGCTTTCTCGCCGGTGGTATCGGTCAGGCTTTATTCGGGATAGACTTTCCCGAATGGCTGACCGTCAAACAGCCCGAACCCCATCTGCCGCCGGCGCCCATTTTCCATATCGGCGGCTTTGCTGTAACCAATACCATCCTGACCGCCTGGATTTCCATCATTCTGCTGGTGCTGCTTTTCTGGGCGGCTACCCGCCGGATGAAACTGATCCCAGGACGCTTTCAGGCAATTGCGGAAAGCGTCATCGGTTATCTGTACGATTTCTGCACCGATATCGCCGGTGAAAAAAACGGCCGCAAGTTCTTCCCGCTGGTGGCCACCATCTTCCTGTTCGTAATTACCAACGCGTTGATGAACCTGATTCCGGGTTACAATTCATTCCTCATCAACGACGGTAATCACATGGTTCATCTGCTCCGGGGCGCCAATACCGACGTCAATTTCCCGCTGGCTCTGGCGGTGATTTCCTTTGTCATGGTGGAGTACTGGGGTCTCAAGACCATCGGTGTATTACACTACCTGAGCAAGTTCTTCAACTTCGGCCCGCTGATAAATTCCTTCAAGAACTTCCGTAAAGAAGGACTGATGGGTGTTTTTAACGGCTTGATAGCCATATTTATCGGTTTGATAGAGTTGATGGCCGAGTTCATCCGGATAATCTCTTTCACCTTCCGTCTTTTCGGCAATATGACGGGCGGTGAGATTCTGCTGGTGTCCATGCTGTTCCTGATGCCGTTCCTGCTGGCTTTGCCTTTCTACGGCCTGGAACTGCTGGTGGGTTTCATCCAGGCGCTGATCTTTGCCGGTCTGACCCTGGTTTTCGCCCATATTGCCGTTACCCCTCATTCCGAAGAAGCCTCGGAAAATCATTAA
- a CDS encoding ATP synthase F0, C subunit (KEGG: deg:DehalGT_0496 ATP synthase F0, C subunit~TIGRFAM: ATP synthase F0, C subunit~PFAM: H+transporting two-sector ATPase C subunit): MELDAARLLAAGLAMGLGAIGPGIGIGILGSGAVNAVSRNPEARGPIFTNLLFAVALAEAVAIYALVVSILLIFVA; the protein is encoded by the coding sequence ATGGAATTGGATGCAGCAAGACTCTTGGCGGCCGGTCTGGCCATGGGCCTGGGCGCTATCGGCCCCGGCATCGGTATCGGTATTCTGGGTAGTGGCGCAGTCAACGCCGTTTCGCGCAATCCTGAAGCTCGCGGCCCCATCTTCACCAATCTGCTGTTCGCAGTAGCGCTGGCCGAAGCTGTCGCCATTTACGCGCTGGTTGTTTCGATTCTTTTGATATTCGTAGCCTAG